One Nodosilinea sp. FACHB-141 DNA segment encodes these proteins:
- the menB gene encoding 1,4-dihydroxy-2-naphthoyl-CoA synthase: MQVAWQDVKPYEDIVYQKADGIAKITINRPHKRNAFRPKTIVELYEAFSNAREDSRIGVVLLTGAGPHTDGKYAFCSGGDQSVRGHGGYVDEGGVPRLNVLDLQRLIRSMPKVVIALVAGYAIGGGHVLHVVCDLTIAADNAVFGQTGPKVGSFDGGFGASYLSRMVGQKKAREIWYLCRQYSAQEALDMGMVNCVVPVVQLEAEGVQWAQEILQKSPIAIRCLKAAFNADCDGQAGLQELAGNATLLYYMTEEGSEGRQAFLEKREPDFRQYPWLP; this comes from the coding sequence ATGCAGGTTGCCTGGCAAGACGTTAAGCCCTACGAAGATATTGTTTACCAAAAGGCTGATGGCATCGCTAAGATCACCATCAATCGGCCCCACAAGCGCAATGCCTTTCGCCCCAAAACCATTGTCGAGCTGTACGAGGCTTTCTCCAATGCCCGCGAAGACAGCCGCATTGGCGTGGTGCTGCTGACCGGAGCAGGCCCTCACACAGATGGCAAATACGCCTTTTGCTCGGGCGGTGACCAGAGCGTGCGAGGCCACGGTGGCTATGTGGATGAAGGCGGTGTGCCCCGGCTCAACGTGCTCGACTTGCAACGGCTGATTCGCTCGATGCCCAAGGTGGTGATTGCGCTGGTGGCGGGCTATGCGATCGGCGGTGGCCACGTGCTGCACGTGGTGTGCGATCTCACCATTGCTGCTGATAACGCTGTTTTTGGTCAAACTGGCCCTAAAGTAGGCAGTTTTGACGGCGGCTTTGGAGCTAGCTACCTATCTCGCATGGTGGGTCAAAAGAAAGCCCGTGAAATATGGTACCTCTGTCGCCAATACAGCGCTCAAGAGGCGCTAGATATGGGTATGGTCAACTGCGTGGTGCCGGTGGTTCAGCTCGAAGCCGAAGGGGTGCAGTGGGCGCAGGAAATTTTGCAAAAAAGCCCGATCGCCATTCGCTGCCTCAAGGCTGCCTTTAACGCTGACTGCGATGGTCAGGCGGGGCTGCAAGAGCTGGCGGGCAACGCCACCTTGCTCTACTACATGACTGAAGAGGGCTCTGAGGGTAGGCAGGCATTTTTAGAAAAGCGAGAGCCCGATTTTCGTCAATATCCCTGGCTGCCCTAG
- a CDS encoding DUF4336 domain-containing protein: MMLRAIDRDLWVAEQPLRYFGLGIGTRMTVIRLVGNQLVVVSPIQVSEELVDELNKLGTVTHIIAPNLYHYQFVTGFKAAYPAATVWATAGLSAKKPELTIDQAISGGSNSPWEGIERLFFDGFKTLSPSGPDPLEEWVFFHAASRTLILTDTAFCFDESSPWLTQLVTKLGGGYKSLSPSLLERVATRDKEKVKASAEQVLRWDFERVIVAHGSIVEQGGKQQFQRGYEQFLGCSLQDSSTTV; this comes from the coding sequence ATGATGCTCAGAGCGATCGATCGGGATCTTTGGGTGGCCGAGCAGCCCTTGCGATATTTTGGGCTGGGCATCGGTACTCGCATGACGGTGATTCGGCTGGTGGGCAATCAGCTGGTAGTTGTTTCGCCCATTCAGGTGAGCGAGGAGTTGGTAGACGAGCTGAATAAGCTGGGAACAGTCACGCATATCATTGCTCCTAACCTGTATCACTACCAATTTGTCACAGGGTTCAAAGCGGCGTACCCAGCGGCAACGGTTTGGGCGACGGCGGGGCTGAGCGCCAAAAAGCCAGAGCTAACCATCGACCAGGCGATATCCGGCGGCTCGAACAGTCCATGGGAAGGCATTGAGCGTCTGTTCTTTGATGGGTTCAAAACCCTTAGCCCCAGTGGCCCAGATCCGCTTGAGGAATGGGTGTTTTTCCATGCTGCCAGTCGGACGCTGATCTTGACGGATACGGCTTTTTGTTTTGACGAGAGTTCTCCGTGGCTGACGCAGCTAGTCACTAAACTTGGGGGCGGCTACAAAAGCCTGAGTCCGTCCTTGTTAGAGCGAGTTGCGACTCGGGATAAGGAGAAAGTCAAAGCTTCGGCCGAGCAGGTTTTGCGATGGGATTTTGAGCGGGTAATTGTGGCCCACGGCAGCATTGTTGAGCAGGGTGGCAAGCAGCAATTCCAGCGGGGTTACGAGCAATTTTTGGGGTGTTCGCTCCAGGACAGCTCAACGACTGTCTAA
- a CDS encoding mechanosensitive ion channel family protein yields MNLLLERIQTSLLDLVGQFIQLLPGLAIALVLLLLTGYAAKVTQKMVGKMVKRLVPSRSLQLLAVQVTRIGTWAVGIIIAAVIAFPDLRLGDIIGLLGLGSVAIGFAFQDIFKNFLAGILLLVEEPFRLGDQVVMGDYEGTVEAVKIRSTQLRTYNGELVEIPNAIVFTNPVRVLTAFRSRRTDLDIGVDYTTPLPLAKQTFLDIIARTDGVLSAPEPEVDVVGFGESSIDFKLRYWTTPQIAEVRRVKSRVAIALKAGCDEAGIAIPYPIRTVHLFDQAQFSESKPLEKGDSVGQ; encoded by the coding sequence ATGAACCTTCTGCTTGAGCGCATTCAAACCAGCTTGCTCGATTTGGTGGGGCAGTTTATTCAGCTCTTGCCGGGGCTGGCGATCGCGCTGGTGCTACTGCTGCTGACGGGGTACGCCGCCAAGGTGACCCAAAAGATGGTGGGCAAAATGGTCAAGCGCTTGGTGCCCAGCCGATCGCTGCAACTGCTGGCCGTGCAAGTGACTCGCATTGGCACCTGGGCGGTGGGAATCATTATTGCGGCGGTGATTGCCTTTCCGGATTTGCGATTGGGCGACATTATCGGCCTGCTGGGGTTGGGTTCGGTGGCGATCGGCTTTGCCTTTCAAGACATTTTTAAGAACTTTTTAGCGGGCATTTTGCTGCTGGTGGAAGAGCCCTTTCGCCTGGGCGATCAGGTGGTGATGGGCGACTATGAGGGTACGGTAGAGGCGGTTAAGATTCGCTCGACCCAGCTACGCACCTACAACGGAGAGCTGGTAGAAATTCCCAATGCGATCGTGTTTACTAATCCGGTGCGGGTGCTGACCGCCTTTCGCAGCCGCCGCACCGACCTCGACATTGGGGTTGACTACACCACTCCGCTGCCCCTGGCCAAGCAGACCTTTTTAGATATCATTGCCCGTACCGATGGCGTGCTCAGCGCTCCAGAGCCCGAGGTCGATGTGGTGGGCTTTGGCGAAAGTTCCATTGACTTTAAGCTGCGCTACTGGACGACGCCCCAGATTGCCGAGGTGCGCCGGGTTAAATCGCGGGTGGCGATCGCTCTCAAGGCTGGCTGCGACGAGGCCGGCATTGCCATTCCCTACCCAATTCGCACGGTACACCTGTTTGATCAGGCTCAGTTTAGCGAAAGCAAACCCTTGGAAAAGGGCGACTCCGTAGGACAGTAG
- a CDS encoding right-handed parallel beta-helix repeat-containing protein yields MKRQHWAGSLAAVACMIASPAWAEPGVPPAEALAVQPWAGISFETTGGSRDFGSLEGFLPLGQVPGQQILFLQGRARLDTAGFLGSNLMLGYRTLGGDRTNLTGGYVGLDTQAHGEGTFYQAGAGLEHINNGWELRGNVYWPLGDRSTATSLLSTPFFEGNQLLLPTTRQVAMAGGDVSVGGAIATLGSLGTLNAYGGLYYYSPPDQPGFFGGRAWLAASPTPGLNLRLGLQHDDYFGTNVLLQTGFSWGGSGPQTAATGLALGQPIQRTMGITLGAEAQVEAAIDPDTNQAYRFYHVQPGSSVAGDGTAAAPYGAIDPALGVASSGDRVYVQPGSLASGFTIPTGVQVLSTGPIQPLRTQIGTLALPGSGSGLLPHVPGTVVMGHDSLLSGFAVAPEPGQDGIQAQGVRSVTILDNQVLTARNGILLNDVSGNLIVRRNQIQDASESGILLNISGQTVDTADLSNNDIHRAADDGLLVRAAAGSQINSLQLSQNRIGSSGENGIAVLSDNSRVGTVAIAQTQVAAAGENGVLVLAGAGGQIDNLALSQLDLGTTGTNGLLLLAEDGGTIAATTVADVTLEQSQANGVLLLAENGAYIGPVDLTQLQLAATAENGVAVLAFGGSRLGPFTLSQSNLGQVGSNGVLVLADTNSALADTTLETVTIQSAGANGLLVLGQNGSSLATVTVNDLAVDQADSNGLVVIADSGSQIAAATLSAPQVTSAGANGVLVLANNSGQIATVTLDGGDIQQASENGVLVLVNSGSQIQSLAVTNTGVGSEGSAAAIVDNGILILSAQGSRIGTATVDGNRLTGVGAAGIELIASGQSQVGTARISGNQLNAIDGDGIFVLTEGQSQISQTTITGNQLQTIDQAGIQVLALNQGQISATQISDNTLETIGTDGIVAFAATGGQLATVTADSNRVSQVAQDGLSLFATDGGTIDRAALVNNQTQTVGNNGIFGFADGTSRFSTLTVVGNQIQESGNHAVELGSESAQPLCAQITNNQSIATTNLDANLFVGAGSALQVVDLAQLNQLNNGTFTQINNAGATTGSQGNPPCP; encoded by the coding sequence ATGAAACGGCAGCACTGGGCGGGGAGTTTGGCCGCTGTAGCCTGCATGATAGCCAGCCCGGCTTGGGCTGAGCCAGGGGTACCGCCGGCAGAGGCGCTGGCGGTGCAGCCTTGGGCAGGTATTAGCTTTGAGACCACCGGGGGAAGCCGGGACTTCGGCAGCCTGGAGGGGTTTTTGCCCCTAGGGCAAGTGCCGGGACAGCAGATTTTGTTTTTGCAGGGCCGAGCGCGGCTGGATACGGCTGGCTTTTTGGGCAGCAATCTGATGCTGGGCTACCGCACCCTGGGCGGCGATCGCACCAATCTCACCGGAGGATATGTCGGGCTCGATACCCAGGCCCACGGGGAAGGAACGTTTTATCAGGCGGGGGCTGGCCTAGAACATATCAACAATGGGTGGGAGCTGCGGGGCAATGTCTATTGGCCGCTAGGCGATCGCAGCACCGCCACCAGCTTGCTCAGCACGCCCTTTTTTGAGGGCAATCAGCTACTGCTGCCCACGACTCGGCAAGTTGCTATGGCCGGTGGGGATGTGAGCGTGGGCGGGGCGATCGCCACCTTAGGATCCCTGGGCACGCTCAATGCCTATGGGGGACTCTACTACTACAGCCCTCCTGACCAGCCGGGCTTTTTTGGAGGTCGGGCCTGGCTGGCCGCCAGCCCCACCCCGGGGCTAAATCTGCGGCTGGGTTTGCAGCACGACGACTATTTTGGGACCAATGTGCTGCTGCAAACGGGCTTTAGCTGGGGCGGGTCTGGTCCCCAAACGGCGGCGACAGGCCTGGCGCTAGGACAACCAATTCAGCGCACCATGGGCATTACTCTGGGTGCCGAAGCCCAGGTTGAGGCGGCGATCGATCCCGACACCAACCAGGCCTATCGGTTTTACCATGTGCAGCCGGGCTCTAGTGTCGCTGGTGATGGCACCGCCGCCGCCCCGTATGGCGCGATCGATCCGGCGTTGGGCGTAGCCAGTAGCGGCGATCGCGTTTACGTTCAGCCGGGCAGTTTGGCCAGCGGTTTCACCATTCCCACCGGGGTGCAGGTGTTATCTACCGGCCCCATTCAGCCCCTGCGTACCCAGATCGGCACCTTGGCCCTGCCGGGATCGGGCAGCGGTCTGTTGCCCCACGTGCCCGGCACCGTGGTTATGGGTCACGACAGTCTGCTGTCGGGGTTTGCTGTGGCCCCAGAACCTGGTCAAGACGGGATTCAGGCTCAGGGGGTTAGGTCAGTAACGATTTTAGACAACCAAGTTCTGACGGCTCGCAACGGCATTTTGCTGAATGACGTCAGCGGCAACCTGATCGTTCGCCGCAACCAGATCCAGGATGCTAGCGAAAGCGGGATCTTGCTCAATATCTCAGGCCAGACGGTAGACACCGCTGACCTCAGCAACAACGACATCCACCGGGCGGCGGACGACGGGCTATTGGTGAGAGCCGCCGCCGGCAGCCAGATTAACAGTCTGCAACTCAGCCAAAACCGCATTGGCAGCAGCGGCGAAAACGGCATTGCCGTGCTGTCTGACAACAGCCGCGTGGGAACTGTGGCGATCGCCCAAACCCAGGTCGCCGCTGCCGGAGAAAACGGCGTATTGGTTTTGGCCGGTGCCGGTGGCCAAATTGACAACCTAGCGCTCAGCCAGCTTGACCTCGGCACCACTGGCACCAATGGCTTGCTGCTACTGGCGGAGGACGGTGGCACCATCGCCGCTACCACTGTCGCCGACGTCACCCTAGAGCAAAGCCAAGCCAACGGGGTGCTGCTGCTGGCCGAAAACGGCGCTTATATAGGCCCCGTTGACCTGACCCAACTTCAGCTAGCGGCTACCGCCGAAAACGGAGTGGCCGTGCTGGCTTTTGGGGGTAGTCGCTTAGGCCCATTCACGCTTAGCCAAAGCAACCTCGGCCAGGTGGGTAGCAACGGGGTGCTGGTGCTGGCCGACACCAACAGCGCCCTGGCCGACACTACTCTAGAGACTGTCACGATTCAGTCGGCTGGGGCCAACGGCCTGCTGGTCTTGGGCCAAAATGGCTCTAGCCTAGCGACGGTCACGGTCAATGACCTAGCGGTAGACCAGGCCGACAGCAATGGCCTGGTCGTAATTGCCGACAGTGGTTCCCAGATTGCCGCCGCCACGCTGAGCGCCCCCCAGGTGACCAGCGCTGGCGCAAACGGAGTGCTGGTGCTGGCAAATAATAGTGGCCAGATCGCCACCGTCACCCTCGATGGCGGCGACATTCAGCAGGCTAGTGAAAATGGAGTGTTAGTGCTGGTCAATAGTGGTAGCCAAATCCAATCCCTAGCGGTTACCAACACGGGGGTAGGCAGCGAGGGCTCAGCCGCTGCGATCGTAGACAATGGCATTCTCATCCTGTCTGCTCAGGGCAGCCGCATCGGGACTGCTACCGTAGATGGCAACCGATTAACCGGGGTGGGCGCTGCCGGCATTGAGCTAATTGCCAGCGGTCAAAGCCAGGTGGGTACAGCTCGCATTAGCGGTAACCAGCTCAATGCGATCGACGGCGACGGCATTTTTGTGCTGACCGAAGGCCAAAGCCAAATCAGCCAGACCACTATTACCGGCAACCAGCTCCAAACTATTGACCAAGCCGGTATTCAGGTTTTGGCGCTGAACCAGGGGCAGATCTCGGCTACGCAAATTAGCGACAACACCCTCGAAACCATAGGCACAGACGGCATCGTCGCCTTTGCTGCAACCGGGGGGCAGCTCGCCACCGTCACCGCTGATAGCAACCGAGTCAGCCAGGTTGCCCAAGACGGCCTGAGCCTCTTTGCCACGGATGGTGGCACCATCGACCGAGCTGCTCTCGTCAACAACCAAACCCAAACAGTTGGCAACAACGGCATCTTTGGCTTCGCCGATGGCACCAGTCGTTTTTCCACGCTCACCGTAGTGGGCAACCAAATTCAGGAGTCGGGCAATCACGCCGTAGAACTCGGTAGCGAATCAGCTCAACCCCTCTGTGCCCAAATCACCAACAATCAGAGCATTGCTACTACCAATCTCGACGCCAACCTGTTCGTCGGGGCAGGCAGTGCACTGCAAGTGGTCGATTTGGCCCAGCTCAATCAGCTGAACAACGGCACCTTTACCCAAATCAACAACGCTGGGGCCACCACCGGTAGCCAGGGCAATCCTCCCTGCCCCTAG
- a CDS encoding bacteriohemerythrin has protein sequence MENIALQPFTWNDSLSTGVPMIDAHHKELIAAVNDLGLAIAHHKGSTAIKKLFAFLKFYAEWHFEHEEACAAKHKCPIAEVNQQAHATFIENFGQLHDRYKASDANEAVAIEIYQQLAGWLTSHILKIDTNIGRCIRSATQGA, from the coding sequence ATGGAAAACATCGCCCTCCAGCCCTTCACTTGGAACGACTCCCTCAGCACCGGCGTACCGATGATTGACGCCCACCACAAAGAGCTGATTGCCGCCGTCAACGATCTAGGGCTGGCGATCGCCCACCACAAAGGCAGCACCGCCATTAAAAAGCTCTTCGCCTTTCTTAAGTTCTACGCTGAGTGGCACTTTGAGCATGAAGAAGCCTGCGCCGCCAAGCACAAGTGCCCCATTGCCGAAGTCAACCAGCAGGCCCACGCCACCTTCATCGAGAACTTTGGCCAACTGCACGATCGCTACAAAGCCAGCGACGCCAACGAGGCGGTCGCTATCGAAATTTATCAGCAGCTAGCCGGTTGGCTGACCAGCCACATTCTCAAAATCGACACCAACATCGGCCGCTGCATTCGCAGTGCAACCCAAGGGGCATAA